TGGACTGGCCGAAGACCGAGGCCGGGACGTGGTCGGTGGTGGCGGCGACGCGCAGGGTGCCGCCCTCGACGGGGCCCTGGGACCCGGAGCCGGACGTGGCGGACTGCTCCCCGACGGCGGACGTGCAGCCGGCGAGCAGCACCCCCGTGGCCAGGGCGGCGAGGGCGGAGGAGACCAGCCGTCGGGATGCCGGTCGGGAGGGCAGGAGGGAACGAGAGTCGGTCACGGGTGCGGCCTTTCAGAGGGCGTGCGAGTGGGCGGGTCGGAACGGCGTCGGAAGGACCGCGAAGGGGTCGTCGTAGACGGGGGCGAGCGCGACCGTGCAGGCGGCCAGGGCCTGGATGCCCGCGCCGAAGCGGGTGAAGGAGAGGTCGAGCGGAGGCAGGGTGGTGGTCCCGGCGAAGGCCGCCACCACCTCGTCCAGGACGCCGGGGAAGTCGGTGAACGCCTGGCCGACCAGGATCATCCGGTCCGGGTCGATCATGTCCCGGACCAGCGCCGCGGTCTCCCCGAGCAGCCGGGCCCGCTCGACGAGCAGCTCCCGGGCCGCCGGCACCCCCGCGCCGGCGGCCTCGTAGAGCGCCTCGACCACCGGCTCGTCGACCAGGCCGGCGGCGTGGGCGCGGACGGCGACGGCGTGGTCGCTGGTGCTGGCCTCCAGGCAGCCCGTCCGCCCGCAGGAGCAGGGCACGTCGGCCCGGGTCGGGAAGTGGGTGAGCCGGGCCGCCCGGGAGACCTCTGCCTCCCCACCGCTCTCCCGGGCGACCGCGAAGCCCGTGGTGTTGCGCACGTAGAGGTAGGTGGTGATCCCGGCGGTGCCGTGCCTGCGGTGGATGTACTCCGCGGCGGCGACGGCGGCGATGTGCTCGCTGGTGGTCACCTCGAGCCCGAGCGCCTCACGCAACGCCGCGCCGGTGGCGTGCTGGTCGAGGCCGATGTCGCGCCACGGCGCGACCATCCC
The window above is part of the Nocardioides campestrisoli genome. Proteins encoded here:
- a CDS encoding ROK family protein, which encodes MAQQSSTIVVSRGRFGSPAGRVLEQVRGRGLATRDELAGPTCLSARTVARTVASLLEGGLLRERPDRARAGSIGRPGTPVEIDPTLYVTVGVHVGTRLLTVAVGDPSGRVVDSRTTDKLPADPLDLDWVGSRLVEMLRTLPGRRPLVAGMVAPWRDIGLDQHATGAALREALGLEVTTSEHIAAVAAAEYIHRRHGTAGITTYLYVRNTTGFAVARESGGEAEVSRAARLTHFPTRADVPCSCGRTGCLEASTSDHAVAVRAHAAGLVDEPVVEALYEAAGAGVPAARELLVERARLLGETAALVRDMIDPDRMILVGQAFTDFPGVLDEVVAAFAGTTTLPPLDLSFTRFGAGIQALAACTVALAPVYDDPFAVLPTPFRPAHSHAL